A single Streptomyces mirabilis DNA region contains:
- a CDS encoding CitMHS family transporter: protein MLTILGFTMIATFLVLIMLKKMSPIAALVLIPALFCVFVGKGAKLGDYVIDGVTSLAPTAAMLMFAIVYFGVMIDVGLFDPIVRGILKFCKADPLRIVVGTAVLAAIVSLDGDGSTTFMITVSAMYPLYKRLKMSLVVMTGVAAMANGVMNTLPWGGPTARAATALKLDASDIFVPMIPALAVGLLGVLALSYVLGRRERKRLGVLTLDEVLEPETETVLVGAGAGASGDRDGAVAKQAARAGGSGSGTDADLPEADDDFQGLDPNRATLRPKLYWFNALLTVTLLTAMIMEWLPIPVLFLLGAALALTVNFPHMPDQKARLGAHAENVLNVSGMVFAAAVFTGVLQGTGMVDHMSKWLVSNIPDGMGPHMALVTGVLSIPLTYFMSNDGFYFGVLPVLAEAGQAHGVSSLEIARASLVGQPLHMSSPLVPAVYVLVGMAKVEFGDHTRFVVKWAALTSLVVLGAGILFGII, encoded by the coding sequence ATGCTGACCATCCTCGGCTTCACCATGATCGCGACCTTCCTGGTCCTGATCATGCTGAAGAAGATGTCGCCGATCGCGGCGCTCGTGCTGATCCCGGCACTCTTCTGTGTCTTCGTCGGAAAGGGCGCCAAGCTCGGTGACTACGTCATCGACGGCGTCACCAGCCTCGCCCCCACGGCGGCGATGCTGATGTTCGCGATCGTCTACTTCGGTGTGATGATCGACGTCGGTCTCTTCGACCCGATCGTCCGGGGGATCCTCAAGTTCTGCAAGGCCGACCCGCTGCGGATCGTGGTCGGCACGGCGGTCCTCGCCGCGATCGTCTCCCTCGACGGCGACGGCTCGACCACCTTCATGATCACGGTCTCGGCGATGTACCCGCTGTACAAGCGCCTCAAGATGAGCCTGGTCGTGATGACCGGCGTCGCCGCCATGGCCAACGGCGTGATGAACACGCTCCCCTGGGGCGGCCCCACGGCCCGCGCCGCGACCGCGCTGAAGCTCGACGCCAGCGACATCTTCGTCCCGATGATCCCGGCCCTCGCCGTCGGCCTGCTCGGCGTCCTCGCCCTCTCGTACGTCCTCGGGCGCCGCGAGCGCAAGCGGCTCGGCGTGCTGACGCTGGACGAGGTCCTGGAGCCGGAGACCGAGACGGTGCTCGTCGGCGCGGGTGCGGGCGCCTCCGGCGATCGCGACGGCGCCGTCGCGAAGCAGGCGGCACGTGCAGGTGGTTCCGGCTCCGGCACCGACGCCGATCTGCCCGAAGCGGACGACGACTTCCAGGGTCTCGACCCCAACCGCGCCACCCTGCGCCCCAAGCTCTACTGGTTCAACGCGCTCCTCACGGTCACCCTGCTCACCGCCATGATCATGGAGTGGCTGCCGATCCCGGTCCTCTTCCTGCTCGGCGCCGCGCTCGCACTCACCGTCAACTTCCCCCACATGCCCGACCAGAAGGCCCGCCTCGGCGCCCACGCCGAGAACGTCCTCAACGTCTCCGGCATGGTCTTCGCCGCCGCCGTCTTCACCGGCGTCCTCCAGGGCACCGGCATGGTCGACCACATGTCCAAGTGGCTGGTCTCCAACATCCCCGACGGCATGGGCCCGCACATGGCCCTCGTCACCGGCGTCCTGAGCATCCCGCTCACCTACTTCATGTCGAACGACGGCTTCTACTTCGGTGTCCTCCCGGTCCTCGCCGAAGCGGGCCAGGCACACGGAGTCTCGTCCCTGGAGATCGCCCGCGCCTCGCTCGTCGGCCAGCCGCTGCACATGTCCAGCCCGCTGGTGCCCGCCGTGTACGTCCTCGTCGGCATGGCGAAGGTCGAGTTCGGAGACCACACCAGGTTCGTGGTGAAGTGGGCGGCGCTGACTTCGCTGGTGGTGTTGGGGGCGGGGATTCTGTTCGGCATCATCTGA
- a CDS encoding molybdopterin oxidoreductase family protein: MSRTSGATPDSRTALRVCPLCEATCGLTLTIEGTRVTGARGDRDDVFSKGFICPKGASFGAADGDPDRLRTPLVRTDGELREATWQEAFDAIAAGLGPVVEQYGPHALGLVLGNPNVHTMAGALYPPVLLTALRTHSVFTASTLDQMPKHVSSGLLYGDANAIPVPDLDHTDHLLLIGANPLESNGSLCTAPDFPGKLKALRARGGTLTVIDPRTTRTAKLADRHVTIRPGTDALLLAAMTYVLFEEKLVDLRDLAPHVQDVEELATAVRDFTPEAASEACDVDADTIRALARELAAAPTAAVYGRIGSCTVPHGTLASWLVDILNILTGNLDRPGGALFPQAATDKTPRPAGPGRGFALGRWRSRVSRHPEAKGELPLAALAEEIDTATPEGSPVRALIVIAANPVLSAPDGNRLDKALGSLDFMVSVDPYLNETARHADVVLPPPPPSQSAHHDFAFNTLAVRNQVRYNRPAIPLEPGRMAETEILARLVLAATGMHGADPSAVDAMVIDSTLGKAVQDPHGPVHERDPKELAARLTGESGPERRLDMMLRLGPYGEGFGARPDGLSLEKLLAHPHGIDLGPLRSRLPQPLKTRSGKIELLPAPIVDDLPRLRAALRERPAAIVLVGRRHLRSNNSWMHNVPALTGGTNRCTLHIHPEDAARLGLADGAAVRVKGAGGEVVAPAEVTDAVRRGVVSLPHGWGHDRPGTRMSHAALDPGVNVNQLLDGSLLDPLSGTAVLNGVPVELAACP, from the coding sequence GTGTCCCGCACCTCCGGCGCCACCCCCGACTCCCGCACCGCCCTGCGCGTCTGCCCCCTCTGCGAGGCCACCTGCGGGCTGACCCTCACCATCGAGGGCACCCGGGTCACCGGCGCCCGCGGCGACCGCGACGACGTCTTCAGCAAGGGGTTCATCTGCCCCAAGGGCGCCTCCTTCGGCGCGGCCGACGGCGACCCCGACCGGCTGCGCACCCCCCTCGTCCGCACGGACGGCGAACTGCGCGAGGCCACCTGGCAGGAGGCCTTCGACGCGATCGCGGCGGGCCTCGGCCCGGTCGTCGAGCAGTACGGCCCGCACGCCCTCGGCCTCGTCCTCGGCAACCCCAACGTGCACACCATGGCCGGCGCCCTCTACCCGCCCGTCCTGCTCACCGCGCTGCGCACGCACAGCGTCTTCACCGCCTCCACGCTCGACCAGATGCCCAAACACGTCTCGAGCGGCCTCCTCTACGGCGACGCCAACGCGATCCCGGTCCCGGACCTCGACCACACCGACCACCTCCTCCTCATCGGCGCCAACCCCCTGGAATCCAACGGGAGCCTGTGCACCGCCCCCGACTTCCCCGGCAAGCTCAAGGCACTGCGCGCCCGCGGCGGCACCCTGACGGTCATCGACCCGCGCACCACCCGTACCGCCAAACTCGCCGACCGCCACGTGACCATCCGCCCCGGCACCGACGCCCTGCTGCTCGCCGCGATGACATACGTCCTCTTCGAGGAGAAGCTCGTCGACCTGCGCGACCTCGCTCCGCACGTCCAGGACGTCGAAGAACTCGCCACTGCCGTACGGGACTTCACTCCCGAGGCCGCAAGTGAGGCCTGCGACGTGGACGCCGACACCATCCGGGCGCTGGCCCGCGAACTCGCCGCCGCCCCCACCGCCGCCGTCTACGGCCGCATCGGCAGCTGCACCGTCCCGCACGGCACCCTCGCCAGCTGGCTCGTCGACATCCTCAACATCCTCACCGGCAACCTCGACCGCCCCGGCGGCGCCCTCTTCCCGCAGGCCGCCACCGACAAGACGCCCCGCCCCGCCGGACCCGGCCGCGGCTTCGCGCTCGGCCGCTGGCGCAGCCGGGTGAGCCGCCACCCCGAGGCCAAGGGTGAACTCCCGCTCGCCGCACTCGCCGAGGAGATCGACACCGCCACACCCGAGGGCAGCCCCGTCCGCGCCCTCATCGTCATCGCCGCCAACCCCGTACTGTCGGCACCCGACGGCAACCGCCTCGACAAGGCCCTCGGCTCCCTCGACTTCATGGTCAGCGTCGACCCGTACCTGAACGAGACCGCACGCCACGCCGACGTCGTGCTGCCGCCGCCCCCGCCCTCGCAGAGCGCCCACCACGACTTCGCCTTCAACACCCTCGCCGTACGCAACCAGGTCCGCTACAACCGCCCCGCCATCCCCCTCGAACCGGGCCGCATGGCCGAGACCGAGATCCTCGCCCGGCTGGTGCTCGCCGCGACCGGCATGCACGGCGCCGACCCGTCCGCCGTGGACGCCATGGTCATCGACTCCACCCTCGGCAAGGCCGTCCAGGACCCGCACGGCCCCGTCCACGAACGCGACCCGAAAGAACTCGCCGCACGGCTCACCGGCGAGAGCGGACCCGAACGCAGGCTCGACATGATGCTGCGCCTCGGCCCGTACGGCGAGGGCTTCGGCGCCCGGCCCGACGGCCTGAGCCTGGAGAAACTGCTCGCCCACCCGCACGGCATCGACCTCGGACCGCTGCGCTCACGTCTGCCGCAGCCTCTGAAGACGCGCAGCGGAAAGATCGAGCTGCTGCCGGCACCGATTGTCGACGATCTTCCCCGGCTGCGTGCCGCCTTGCGTGAGCGTCCGGCGGCGATCGTCCTCGTCGGCCGCCGCCATCTGCGCTCCAACAACAGCTGGATGCACAACGTCCCCGCCCTCACCGGCGGTACCAACCGCTGCACCCTGCACATCCACCCCGAGGACGCGGCACGCCTCGGCCTCGCCGACGGGGCGGCCGTGCGCGTCAAGGGCGCCGGGGGAGAGGTGGTGGCCCCGGCCGAGGTCACGGACGCCGTACGACGTGGGGTGGTGAGCCTGCCGCATGGCTGGGGCCACGACCGCCCCGGCACCCGGATGAGCCACGCGGCCCTCGACCCGGGCGTCAACGTCAACCAGCTCCTCGACGGCTCGCTCCTCGACCCGCTGTCGGGCACGGCGGTGCTCAACGGGGTGCCCGTGGAGCTCGCGGCATGCCCGTAG
- a CDS encoding nuclear transport factor 2 family protein — translation MSWKRGLLAALAVCALLGGSAGCGTGAAHERRDAASPSPVGKILDETDKEGRHYREVDKKSAPEVAIEVQPASGDGWDVRLTVHRFRFSPAAAKAEAVAGRGVALLSLDGRNLATLRTAAYHLTGDLVPRGTHHVTARLYADDRTAWAVHGKAVESTADITASGTAASTQPSTPASPPPSTPSAPASTPASTASGNGVAGRTDTGGSPDPGGKAS, via the coding sequence ATGTCGTGGAAGCGTGGACTGCTCGCCGCGCTCGCGGTCTGCGCTCTGCTCGGCGGATCGGCGGGCTGCGGCACCGGTGCCGCACACGAGCGGAGGGACGCCGCGTCGCCCTCGCCCGTGGGCAAAATCCTGGACGAGACGGACAAAGAAGGACGGCACTACCGTGAGGTCGACAAGAAGAGCGCACCCGAGGTCGCCATCGAGGTCCAACCGGCCTCCGGCGACGGCTGGGACGTCCGCCTGACCGTCCACCGCTTCCGCTTCTCGCCCGCCGCCGCCAAGGCGGAGGCCGTGGCCGGCCGCGGCGTCGCGCTGCTGTCCCTGGACGGCCGGAACCTCGCCACCCTGCGCACCGCCGCGTACCACCTCACCGGCGACCTGGTCCCACGCGGCACCCACCACGTCACCGCGCGCCTCTACGCCGACGACCGCACGGCGTGGGCCGTCCACGGCAAGGCCGTCGAGAGCACGGCGGACATCACCGCCTCCGGAACCGCCGCGTCGACCCAGCCGTCGACACCTGCCTCGCCGCCTCCATCGACCCCGTCGGCCCCCGCGTCGACTCCGGCATCGACGGCAAGCGGGAACGGCGTCGCGGGCCGTACCGACACGGGAGGTTCACCGGATCCCGGCGGAAAGGCATCATGA
- a CDS encoding TetR/AcrR family transcriptional regulator translates to MKPVPQATSLRRAPVQRRSAERLTRILDACADLLDEVGYDALSTRAVAQRAGVPIGSVYRFFGNKRAMADALAQRNLERYTERVTERLRATDAQGWRAAMDAVLDEYLAMKRTAPGFSLVDFGNQIPVGTRDAEPNTRVADRLTDLLSDYLDRTPDEDLRRTFLVAVEAADSLVHLAFRIAPEGDERIIEETRELLRAYLARVLD, encoded by the coding sequence ATGAAGCCTGTGCCCCAAGCGACCTCGCTGCGCCGCGCGCCCGTTCAGCGGCGCAGCGCCGAACGACTGACCAGGATCCTCGACGCCTGTGCCGACCTCCTCGACGAGGTCGGCTACGACGCCCTGAGCACCCGGGCCGTTGCCCAGCGCGCGGGCGTCCCCATCGGCTCCGTCTACCGCTTCTTCGGCAACAAGCGCGCCATGGCCGACGCGCTCGCCCAGCGCAACCTCGAGCGCTACACCGAACGCGTCACCGAACGCCTCCGGGCGACAGACGCGCAGGGCTGGCGCGCCGCCATGGACGCCGTACTCGACGAGTACCTCGCCATGAAGCGCACCGCGCCCGGCTTCTCCCTCGTCGACTTCGGCAACCAGATACCCGTCGGCACCCGCGACGCCGAGCCCAACACCCGCGTCGCCGACCGCCTCACCGACCTCCTCTCCGACTACCTCGACCGCACCCCCGACGAGGACCTCCGGCGCACCTTCCTGGTCGCCGTGGAGGCCGCCGACAGCCTGGTCCACCTGGCCTTCCGCATCGCCCCGGAGGGGGACGAGCGGATCATCGAGGAGACACGGGAGCTGCTGCGCGCGTATCTGGCCAGAGTTCTGGACTGA